From a region of the Micropterus dolomieu isolate WLL.071019.BEF.003 ecotype Adirondacks linkage group LG21, ASM2129224v1, whole genome shotgun sequence genome:
- the si:dkey-98f17.5 gene encoding uncharacterized protein si:dkey-98f17.5, translating to MSGRKPRSVANPLESAITSPSEKILKECHSLYVDSENGLVKIASSLGVRLLPPRKKIVVMIMGNHSAGKSSFINWYVEEHIQKAGVAIETQGFTFVTSGRKRESLTGNATLHLYPHFRPLLEFKGVMDYLSAEISTSKQKKFSLVTFVDTPGLVDGDMVYPFNVNSAITWLGEQADLIFVFFDPMGQALCKRTLNIVEKLSEKCGDKLMFYLSKADEAGKETDRQRVMMQIVQELCRRPGLNKCGFEMPTIYIPNPQKPSRCVNQIDGVCQTIEKTINQAVQKTLDQLEKDCDLICSTISSRLEQDRADVTHNKSLRLHSFLCGALGIVLPTLFILSFILNTFSKEQLDELLGEGPARTVSIFTGIVMYLWEWIPEDGQVVFVIIFGAFCYLLLFLAKYFAGRGNKTLTKKEKRAMTEYSDYIQDIVKTKKGKLYEWYLQQCAAEYDF from the exons ATGTCGGGCAGAAAGCCCCGGTCTGTTGCAAACCCCCTGGAGTCTGCGATCACTTCACCGAGTGAGAAGATACTGAAAGAATGCCACAGTCTGTATGTCGACAGCGAGAACG GCCTGGTAAAGATAGCCAGCAGCCTTGGAGTCCGGCTCCTGCCTCCCAGAAAGAAGATCGTTGTGATGATAATGGGTAACCACTCTGCAGGAAAGAGCTCCTTCATTAACTG GTATGTTGAAGAGCACATACAGAAAGCGGGCGTAGCCATTGAAACGCAGGGGTTCACTTTCGTCACAAGTGGTCGCAAAAGAGAATCACTGACG GGGAATGCAACGCTGCATCTCTACCCTCACTTTCGACCACTCCTTGAGTTCAAAG GTGTTATGGACTATCTGTCTGCTGAGATCTCCACCTCCAAGCAAAAGAAGTTCAGTCTGGTGACCTTTGTGGACACACCAGGTTTGGTTGACGGGGACATGGTCTACCCTTTTAATGTCAACAGCGCCATCACCTGGTTGG GAGAACAGGCCGATCTGATATTTGTGTTCTTCGACCCGATGGGCCAGGCACTCTGCAAACGGACGCTCAATATTGTGGAGAAGCTCAGTGAGAAATGTGGAGACAAGCTGATGTTCTACCTCAGCAAGGCAGATGAAGCCGGGAAGGAAacggacagacag AGGGTGATGATGCAGATAGTCCAGGAACTTTGTCGCCGTCCAGGACTCAACAAATGTGGTTTTGAGATGCCTACAATATACATCCCCAATCCACAGAAG CCGAGCCGGTGTGTGAACCAGATCGATGGGGTGTGCCAGACCATCGAAAAGACCATCAACCAAGCCGTTCAGAAGACTTTGGATCAGCTGGAGAAAGACTGTGACCTTATTTGTTCCACCATCAGCAGCAGACTAGAGCAGGACAG GGCTGATGTGACTCACAACAAAAGCCTCCGTCTTCACTCATTCTTGTGTGGGGCTCTGGGTATTGTCCTTCCTACCCTCTTCATCCTCAGTTTCATCTTGAACACCTTCTCCAAAGAGCAGCTGGATGAGCTGTTGGGGGAAGGGCCGGCTCGGACCGTCTCCATCTTCACA GGAATAGTGATGTATTTATGGGAGTGGATACCAGAAGATGGACAAGTTGTGTTTGTGATCATTTTTGGAGCTTTTTGCTACCTCCTACTGTTCCTAGCAAAGTATTTTGCAGG CCGAGGGAATAAGACTCTGAcgaagaaggagaagagggcGATGACAGAGTACAGTGATTATATCCAGGATATCGTCAAAACTAAAAAG GGGAAATTGTACGAGTGGTACCTCCAGCAGTGTGCAGCAGAGTATGACTTCTGA
- the slc2a11b gene encoding solute carrier family 2, facilitated glucose transporter member 11b isoform X1 has protein sequence MLDSLDSAATSTMNFSEGSVQSKKDLPNKSLLMAVCAACIGGTFQYGYNISVINAPTMYVHDFLNQTWRERYQADISEDVLTLLWSTIVSVFTIGGFIGTTIGGTLSVKLGRKGTLLTNNIFALMAALLMGLSYPTGLFELLIIGRLLTGINAGIGICVQPLYLGEIAPTALRGAMGMGTSVFITGGILTGQVIGLKELLGREEYWPILLSTTCIPAFLQLLILPWFPESPRYLLIDKGDDEGCKKALKQLHSADCDGEWDDIEKEKNNLAGFQAKKPWELFTDRSVRWQLLTIMLLNIAQQLNGINAIYFYANYLFKRSGIPNDKIPYVTVGTGACECITALTCGMLIECLGRKALITGGYMLMSICCIFFTLTLTFQDASPVFPYLSMACVFAFILSFGLGPGGVTNILTTELFTQTSRPAAYMIAGSVNWLSFFFIGLTFPFIVIGLQQYCFLVFLAICSLVATYIFLVVPETKNKTFLEIQNDFQSSNNRKACSADGAGTTLLSTSI, from the exons ATGCTGGATTCATTGGACTCAGCcgcca CTTCCACGATGAACTTCAGTGAGGGATCTGTGCAATCAAAGAAGGAC CTTCCAAACAAATCCCTTCTGATGGCTGTGTGTGCTGCGTGTATAGGTGGAACCTTTCAGTATGGATATAATATATCTGTCATCAATGCGCCCACAATG TATGTGCATGATTTCCTCAACCAAACCTGGAGGGAGCGTTACCAGGCTGACATATCAGAAGATGTTCTCACCCTGCTTTGGTCCACTATCGTGTCTGTATTCACCATAGGAGGATTTATAGGAACAACAATCGGTGGGACGCTGTCTGTGAAGCTGGGGAG GAAAGGGACACTGTTGACCAATAATATATTTGCATTAATGGCAGCTCTGCTGATGGGTCTGAGTTACCCTACAGGATTATTTGAATTGCTCATCATTGGACGTCTTCTCACTGGAATAAATGCAG gCATTGGCATTTGTGTTCAACCACTATATCTGGGGGAAATAGCTCCAACTGCACTTCGTGGCGCCATGGGAATGGGAACATCTGTTTTCATCACTGGAGGGATCTTGACTGGACAAGTGATTGGCCTCAA AGAGCTCCTGGGCAGAGAGGAGTACTGGCCCATCCTGCTCTCCACCACATGTATCCCAGCGTTCCTGCAGCTCCTGATCCTGCCCTGGTTCCCAGAGAGCCCTCGTTACCTGCTCATTGACAAAGGAGATGATGAGGGATGTAAGAAAG CCCTTAAGCAACTGCACAGTGCTGACTGCGATGGTGAATGGGACGACATTGAGAAGGAGAAGAATAATTTAGCAGGTTTCCAGGCCAAGAAACCCTGGGAGCTCTTCACTGATCGGAGTGTCCGCTGGCAGCTTCTCACCATCATGCTGCTCAACATTGCGCAACAGCTGAACGGCATCAATGCT ATTTACTTCTATGCAAACTACTTATTCAAACGATCTGGTATCCCAAATGATAAAATACCATACGTGACTGTTGGCACTGGAGCCTGTGAATGCATCACAGCTTTAACATGT GGTATGCTCATTGAATGTCTGGGAAGGAAAGCACTCATCACAGGAGGATACATGCTGATGAGTATCTGCTGCATTTTCTTCACGCTCACGCTCACTTTTCAG GATGCCAGCCCGGTATTTCCATACTTGAGCATGGCGTGTGTATTTGCTTTTATCCTGAGTTTTGGCTTAGGACCAG GTGGCGTGACAAACATCCTGACCACTGAACTATTCACACAAACTTCCCGCCCTGCAGCGTACATGATCGCAGGGTCAGTGAACTGGCTCAGCTTCTTCTTCATTGGCCTCACCTTCCCTTTTATCGTG ATTGGGCTGCAGCAGTACTGTTTCCTGGTGTTCTTGGCCATCTGCTCCTTAGTGGCAACGTACATTTTCCTTGTCGTTCCTGAAACCAAGAACAAAACCTTCCTCGAAATCCAGAATGACTTCCAGTCCTCCAACAACAGAAAGGCCTGCAGTGCTGATGGAGCAGGAACAACACTGTTATCAACCTCTATATGA
- the slc2a11b gene encoding solute carrier family 2, facilitated glucose transporter member 11b isoform X2 yields MNFSEGSVQSKKDLPNKSLLMAVCAACIGGTFQYGYNISVINAPTMYVHDFLNQTWRERYQADISEDVLTLLWSTIVSVFTIGGFIGTTIGGTLSVKLGRKGTLLTNNIFALMAALLMGLSYPTGLFELLIIGRLLTGINAGIGICVQPLYLGEIAPTALRGAMGMGTSVFITGGILTGQVIGLKELLGREEYWPILLSTTCIPAFLQLLILPWFPESPRYLLIDKGDDEGCKKALKQLHSADCDGEWDDIEKEKNNLAGFQAKKPWELFTDRSVRWQLLTIMLLNIAQQLNGINAIYFYANYLFKRSGIPNDKIPYVTVGTGACECITALTCGMLIECLGRKALITGGYMLMSICCIFFTLTLTFQDASPVFPYLSMACVFAFILSFGLGPGGVTNILTTELFTQTSRPAAYMIAGSVNWLSFFFIGLTFPFIVIGLQQYCFLVFLAICSLVATYIFLVVPETKNKTFLEIQNDFQSSNNRKACSADGAGTTLLSTSI; encoded by the exons ATGAACTTCAGTGAGGGATCTGTGCAATCAAAGAAGGAC CTTCCAAACAAATCCCTTCTGATGGCTGTGTGTGCTGCGTGTATAGGTGGAACCTTTCAGTATGGATATAATATATCTGTCATCAATGCGCCCACAATG TATGTGCATGATTTCCTCAACCAAACCTGGAGGGAGCGTTACCAGGCTGACATATCAGAAGATGTTCTCACCCTGCTTTGGTCCACTATCGTGTCTGTATTCACCATAGGAGGATTTATAGGAACAACAATCGGTGGGACGCTGTCTGTGAAGCTGGGGAG GAAAGGGACACTGTTGACCAATAATATATTTGCATTAATGGCAGCTCTGCTGATGGGTCTGAGTTACCCTACAGGATTATTTGAATTGCTCATCATTGGACGTCTTCTCACTGGAATAAATGCAG gCATTGGCATTTGTGTTCAACCACTATATCTGGGGGAAATAGCTCCAACTGCACTTCGTGGCGCCATGGGAATGGGAACATCTGTTTTCATCACTGGAGGGATCTTGACTGGACAAGTGATTGGCCTCAA AGAGCTCCTGGGCAGAGAGGAGTACTGGCCCATCCTGCTCTCCACCACATGTATCCCAGCGTTCCTGCAGCTCCTGATCCTGCCCTGGTTCCCAGAGAGCCCTCGTTACCTGCTCATTGACAAAGGAGATGATGAGGGATGTAAGAAAG CCCTTAAGCAACTGCACAGTGCTGACTGCGATGGTGAATGGGACGACATTGAGAAGGAGAAGAATAATTTAGCAGGTTTCCAGGCCAAGAAACCCTGGGAGCTCTTCACTGATCGGAGTGTCCGCTGGCAGCTTCTCACCATCATGCTGCTCAACATTGCGCAACAGCTGAACGGCATCAATGCT ATTTACTTCTATGCAAACTACTTATTCAAACGATCTGGTATCCCAAATGATAAAATACCATACGTGACTGTTGGCACTGGAGCCTGTGAATGCATCACAGCTTTAACATGT GGTATGCTCATTGAATGTCTGGGAAGGAAAGCACTCATCACAGGAGGATACATGCTGATGAGTATCTGCTGCATTTTCTTCACGCTCACGCTCACTTTTCAG GATGCCAGCCCGGTATTTCCATACTTGAGCATGGCGTGTGTATTTGCTTTTATCCTGAGTTTTGGCTTAGGACCAG GTGGCGTGACAAACATCCTGACCACTGAACTATTCACACAAACTTCCCGCCCTGCAGCGTACATGATCGCAGGGTCAGTGAACTGGCTCAGCTTCTTCTTCATTGGCCTCACCTTCCCTTTTATCGTG ATTGGGCTGCAGCAGTACTGTTTCCTGGTGTTCTTGGCCATCTGCTCCTTAGTGGCAACGTACATTTTCCTTGTCGTTCCTGAAACCAAGAACAAAACCTTCCTCGAAATCCAGAATGACTTCCAGTCCTCCAACAACAGAAAGGCCTGCAGTGCTGATGGAGCAGGAACAACACTGTTATCAACCTCTATATGA